A region of Phycisphaerales bacterium AB-hyl4 DNA encodes the following proteins:
- a CDS encoding polysaccharide biosynthesis protein gives MNWRELLILRRPLIIGLHLLLIPLAYAIAFELRVSLGQPAHRQAFLETVFIVTALKVVYFGFFGLYRGWWRYASMSDLEALFKATSLATLTTLGVLYLTGMLAQIPRSILLIDWGLTILIFGGARMAVRMIRESPHTLLQKQRATQPTLIIGAGDTGERLVREMRRDQSSVLNPVVLLDDDPAKRGMYLHGIRVAGGMDDLAHVVRNYEIQMIVIAVPSASRKRMSQIVNRCLETGVAFKTVPSFQELMERGARVNELREVEIEDLLGRESVKLDLTSVQAGVAGQVVLVTGGAGSIGSELARQVARLKPSRLVLLEQSESDLYFIDLELRNAHPGLEIIPVIGDVADRGRMAEVFAHHRPAWVLHAAAYKHVPMMEHNLGEAVRNNVMGTLTVARCAARFKAEKFVLVSTDKAVNPSSVMGASKRIAERIVLGSAALRTSDTDFRAVRFGNVLESNGSVIPLFKQQVAKGGPLTVTHPEMTRYFMTIPEASQLVLLAAALPEAAGRICMLDMGEPVKILDLARNLIRLYGMKPDVDVKIEFTGLRPGEKMHEELMSQLEAAVPTSIGKIRLVQTDEGDPDMLELLLHNLHKFHEQRCDDGMLRHIGLLVPECVPPLRERWLGAGGDTSRMPARQFEPVAPPMMMAGNLNGAGFPQEQVEV, from the coding sequence ATGAACTGGCGAGAGCTGCTGATTCTTCGACGACCGCTGATCATCGGGCTGCACCTGCTGTTGATCCCCTTGGCCTACGCCATCGCGTTCGAGCTGCGCGTGTCGCTCGGCCAACCAGCGCACCGGCAGGCCTTTCTCGAGACGGTCTTCATCGTCACGGCGTTGAAGGTTGTGTACTTCGGCTTCTTCGGCTTGTACCGCGGCTGGTGGCGGTACGCCAGCATGTCCGATCTCGAAGCGCTGTTCAAGGCGACCTCACTCGCGACGTTGACCACGCTGGGCGTCCTCTACCTTACCGGCATGTTGGCGCAGATCCCGCGGTCGATCCTCTTGATCGACTGGGGGCTGACGATCCTCATCTTCGGCGGGGCGCGCATGGCTGTTCGAATGATCCGCGAAAGCCCGCACACCCTGCTCCAGAAGCAGCGCGCGACCCAGCCCACGCTCATCATCGGGGCCGGCGACACCGGCGAAAGGCTGGTTCGTGAGATGCGTCGCGACCAGTCTTCCGTCCTCAACCCGGTCGTGTTACTGGACGACGACCCGGCAAAAAGGGGCATGTACCTGCACGGCATCCGCGTCGCTGGCGGCATGGATGACTTGGCGCACGTTGTCAGAAACTACGAGATCCAGATGATCGTCATCGCCGTGCCTTCCGCCTCGCGCAAGCGGATGTCGCAGATCGTCAACCGCTGTCTCGAGACCGGCGTTGCGTTCAAGACCGTGCCCTCCTTCCAGGAATTGATGGAGCGCGGCGCGCGGGTGAACGAGCTGCGCGAGGTGGAGATTGAGGACCTGCTCGGCCGTGAATCGGTAAAGCTCGACCTGACGTCGGTGCAGGCTGGCGTCGCAGGGCAGGTGGTGCTGGTTACCGGCGGGGCCGGCTCGATCGGCTCGGAGCTGGCCCGGCAGGTGGCCCGGCTGAAGCCGAGCCGACTCGTGCTGCTGGAGCAGTCTGAAAGCGACCTGTATTTTATCGATCTCGAGCTGCGCAACGCGCATCCCGGCCTGGAGATCATTCCTGTCATCGGTGATGTCGCGGACCGTGGCCGTATGGCTGAGGTCTTCGCACACCATCGGCCGGCCTGGGTATTGCACGCCGCAGCTTACAAGCACGTGCCGATGATGGAGCACAACCTCGGTGAGGCGGTGCGCAACAACGTGATGGGCACGCTCACGGTCGCGCGGTGTGCGGCCCGCTTTAAGGCAGAGAAGTTCGTGCTGGTTTCAACGGACAAGGCCGTCAACCCTTCAAGTGTGATGGGCGCAAGCAAGCGCATTGCCGAGCGGATCGTGCTCGGCTCGGCTGCGCTTCGCACCAGTGACACCGATTTCCGCGCGGTCCGCTTCGGCAACGTGCTCGAGTCCAACGGCAGCGTGATCCCGCTGTTCAAGCAACAGGTCGCCAAGGGCGGGCCGCTGACGGTGACCCACCCGGAGATGACCCGCTATTTCATGACCATCCCCGAAGCGAGCCAGCTCGTCCTGCTCGCGGCCGCACTGCCGGAAGCTGCGGGACGCATCTGCATGCTCGATATGGGTGAGCCGGTCAAGATCCTCGACCTGGCCCGCAACCTCATCCGCCTCTACGGGATGAAGCCGGACGTTGATGTGAAGATTGAATTCACCGGCCTGCGCCCCGGCGAGAAGATGCACGAGGAACTGATGTCCCAGCTCGAAGCGGCCGTGCCCACCTCCATCGGAAAGATCCGCCTCGTGCAGACCGACGAGGGCGACCCGGACATGCTCGAACTGCTGCTTCATAATCTCCACAAATTCCATGAGCAACGCTGCGATGACGGCATGCTGAGACACATCGGCCTGCTCGTGCCCGAGTGCGTGCCACCACTGCGCGAGCGATGGCTTGGAGCTGGCGGCGACACGTCGCGGATGCCGGCCAGGCAGTTTGAGCCGGTCGCACCACCGATGATGATGGCCGGAAACTTGAACGGTGCCGGCTTCCCGCAGGAACAGGTCGAGGTGTGA
- a CDS encoding FAD-dependent oxidoreductase has protein sequence MISSGRNRAYWEQRLRQQEYPTLEADTHVDVVVVGAGITGLSTALRLQREGRRVAVLELNRIGSGTTGHSTGHLDAHVEPSLDNLIHQLGRAQARLVVESRLAAIDQVERNCRELSIDCDFQRIPAYYYCETAEGREQVTRELAAAQRLGLRSELRNGDPLPFTIELSLRLARQARFSPLAYVQGLAKAFVEADGLLFEQTRAENIEGRSGQTCEVKTSGGIVTAHDVILAGHSPMLGLFSTEPRVYPQQSYVLGVRVADDVPDALYWDTDEPYHYTRLAMSDEPDLLIIGGEDHPTGSVDNEQASFNALEQYAYERYDVKQIEQRWSHELWVSADGLPYIGEVPGMEGVQIATGFAGDGLTYGSLAGQLLSDAVLGKENPWAGIYTPSRVRPLASAKKMTAGVLHIARHFVGDRLAGGEVDSIEDVPPGEGRLVQINGEKLAVYRDDRDRVRAMSPVCQHRGCLVQWNNAERTWDCPCHGGRYDAQGRVIMGPPTSDLPVRDVRAAK, from the coding sequence ATGATTTCGTCTGGCCGAAACCGTGCGTATTGGGAACAGCGCCTGCGCCAGCAGGAATATCCGACGCTGGAAGCGGATACGCATGTCGATGTGGTCGTGGTGGGCGCTGGCATTACAGGCTTGAGCACCGCGCTGCGTCTGCAGCGCGAAGGCCGACGCGTGGCGGTGCTGGAATTGAATCGCATCGGCAGCGGCACCACCGGCCACAGCACGGGACATCTCGACGCTCACGTTGAACCGTCGCTGGACAACCTCATCCACCAACTCGGCCGAGCGCAGGCACGGCTGGTGGTGGAGAGTCGATTGGCGGCGATCGATCAGGTCGAACGCAACTGCCGTGAACTATCCATCGACTGCGACTTTCAGCGTATCCCCGCCTACTACTACTGTGAAACCGCCGAGGGCCGCGAGCAGGTGACACGCGAACTGGCCGCAGCGCAACGGCTGGGCCTGCGGTCGGAGCTGCGCAACGGCGACCCCCTGCCGTTCACCATTGAACTCTCGCTGCGCCTCGCGCGGCAGGCACGCTTTTCTCCATTGGCTTACGTGCAAGGCCTGGCCAAGGCCTTCGTCGAAGCGGACGGCCTGCTGTTCGAGCAGACGCGCGCCGAAAACATCGAAGGCCGATCCGGGCAGACCTGCGAGGTCAAGACCAGTGGCGGCATCGTCACCGCACACGACGTCATCCTCGCCGGCCACAGCCCGATGCTGGGCCTGTTCAGTACCGAGCCGAGGGTCTACCCCCAACAGTCATACGTGCTCGGCGTGCGCGTGGCAGACGATGTGCCCGATGCGCTCTACTGGGATACGGACGAGCCTTACCACTACACCCGCCTGGCAATGAGCGACGAGCCGGATCTGCTGATCATCGGCGGGGAAGATCACCCCACCGGCAGCGTCGACAACGAACAAGCGTCGTTCAACGCGCTCGAACAGTACGCCTACGAACGCTACGACGTGAAACAGATTGAGCAACGCTGGTCGCATGAACTGTGGGTCTCGGCAGACGGATTGCCCTATATCGGCGAAGTGCCCGGCATGGAAGGCGTACAGATCGCCACCGGCTTTGCGGGCGACGGGCTGACGTATGGCTCGCTGGCCGGGCAGCTGCTCAGCGATGCCGTGCTCGGGAAGGAAAATCCGTGGGCCGGGATTTACACGCCTTCGCGCGTTCGCCCACTGGCGTCGGCGAAGAAGATGACCGCCGGCGTATTGCACATCGCACGCCATTTCGTCGGCGATCGACTGGCCGGCGGCGAGGTCGACAGTATCGAAGACGTGCCGCCCGGCGAGGGCCGACTCGTGCAGATCAACGGCGAGAAGCTTGCGGTGTATCGCGACGATCGCGACCGCGTGCGAGCCATGTCGCCGGTGTGTCAGCATCGCGGCTGCCTGGTGCAATGGAACAACGCCGAACGAACATGGGACTGCCCCTGCCACGGCGGGCGCTACGACGCGCAAGGCCGTGTCATCATGGGCCCACCTACATCGGACCTGCCGGTGCGTGACGTACGGGCGGCGAAGTGA